In Paroedura picta isolate Pp20150507F chromosome 12, Ppicta_v3.0, whole genome shotgun sequence, one DNA window encodes the following:
- the LOC143822230 gene encoding uncharacterized protein LOC143822230 isoform X5, with protein sequence MSWKKPRLVFAVCIASCASILILSYFQRTKLSSASAPEIKLCRGIPATDTITPLRDNRTFIVAPYFDNRKDKMTRVISIVHHKEVEELYCWFCHSANGEIYVSKAEIDVHSDRFDFPYGTTDLKCLEPEDWEPRYVSIHWSSRGDIDQLPLFEIRNRDPEGSPVTFTVCISTMFGEYNNVLQFVQSMEMYKILGVDRVVIYKNSCSPLMEKVLDYYIAEGIVEIIPWPIDSYLKVSSYWHYSMDPKDIGYYGQITALNDCIYRNMHRSRYILLNDADEIILPGKYPDWNTMMQDLQEQHPEAGVFLFENHIFPTTMFTYKFNISSWNAIPGINILQHVLREPDQKHVVNPRKMIVDPKKVVQTSVHSVLQAYGVSVRVPMDVALAYHCRYPLQENLSRLLLIKDSTLWRYSMPLIGRVNKILRRIAWNTGEYE encoded by the coding sequence ATGTCCTGGAAGAAACCACGCCTTGTGTTCGCTGTTTGCATTGCTTCCTGTGCTTCAATACTGATCCTTTCATACTTTCAGAGGACAAAACTGTCTTCTGCGTCTGCACCAGAAATCAAGCTCTGTCGAGGGATTCCTGCCACTGACACCATCACACCCTTGAGAGATAACCGAACCTTCATAGTCGCTCCATACTTTGACAACAGAAAGGACAAAATGACACGAGTCATTTCAATAGTCCACCACAAAGAAGTCGAGGAACTTTACTGCTGGTTCTGCCACTCAGCCAATGGTGAAATATATGTCTCCAAGGCTGAAATAGATGTCCATTCTGATAGATTTGACTTCCCTTATGGTACCACGGACTTGAAATGTTTGGAACCAGAAGACTGGGAACCTCGTTATGTGTCAATACATTGGTCTTCTAGAGGAGATATTGACCAGCTACCGCTTTTTGAAATCAGAAACCGTGATCCTGAAGGTTCCCCCGTGACATTCACCGTCTGCATCTCCACCATGTTTGGCGAGTACAACAACGTCCTGCAGTTTGTGCAGAGCATGGAGATGTATAAAATCCTTGGGGTGGACAGAGTGGTGATCTACAAGAACAGCTGCAGCCCACTGATGGAGAAAGTGCTGGATTACTATATCGCAGAAGGGATTGTCGAGATAATCCCTTGGCCTATTGATTCCTACCTCAAGGTCTCTTCTTATTGGCATTATTCAATGGATCCCAAGGACATTGGCTACTATGGACAAATCACAGCCTTGAATGATTGCATCTACCGCAACATGCACAGAAGCAGATACATACTGCTGAATGATGCAGATGAAATTATTCTGCCAGGGAAGTATCCAGACTGGAATACTATGATGCAAGACCTTCAAGAGCAACATCCAGAGGCTGGCGTTTTCCTCTTTGAAAACCATATATTTCCTACAACTATGTTCACTTATAAATTCAACATTTCCTCTTGGAATGCAATACCTGGGATTAACATACTCCAGCATGTCCTCCGGGAACCTGACCAGAAACATGTCGTTAATCCCCGTAAAATGATAGTTGATCCAAAGAAAGTGGTGCAGACCTCTGTCCACTCTGTCCTCCAGGCCTACGGGGTCAGTGTACGTGTTCCGATGGATGTTGCCTTGGCCTATCATTGCCGGTATCCCCTTCAAGAAAATCTGTCGAGGCTTCTTTTGATTAAGGACTCCACTCTCTGGAGGTACAGCATGCCATTAATTGGAAGGGTCAACAAGATTCTACGGCGAATAGCATGGAACACAGGAGAATATGAGTGA